The following is a genomic window from Streptomyces sp. NBC_01381.
CCCCTTCAGCGGGCTGCGCTGATACGAACTAGTCCGCACCCGGCAGGAAAGCCGGATGGCCCGCCGGGTGGTCCCCGTGAGCCCCGCTTCGTGGCCGCCCGGTCATATGGCTTCTCGCGGTGGAGGGACGGGTGTCAAGGGTGGAGCGAAGCGGAATCGGCGAAGCCGACGCGACGAAGGAGCGCCCTTTACACCCGGCCCGGAACCGCCAACCTCGGGACAACCGGGCGGCCCCGGTACGAACACCACCACCGGCCCACCAAAGCCCCCGACCAGAACCCTCAGCCGATCCGGTAAGAGTCCCCGTACACCTTCCACTCCAGCGGCGGATCCAAATTCAGGTTGCCCTTCTGGAGGAACACCCGCTGCGCCGTGTCCACACGGCTCGTGTCCTCGTGCGCTTCCTCCTGCTTCATCGCCCAGACCCGCGCGTCGAGGAACGCGTTCAAGTAGTCCGTCTCGTCGCCGCCCTGCGACGGCGGCTGCGCCTCGCCCAGAGCGCGCTTACGGATGTTCCCGAAGCTCGTGCTGTCGCCGCCGTCGCCGTGCATGACGATCGCGTCGTAGTACGCGAACTGGCCCAGCACGCCAAGGCCGTCCGCCTTGCCCTGCTCGACCGCCGGGTTGAAGTAGACGCGGTCGCGCTCGTCGTTCTGCGCCTGCTGGAAATCGGGGTCCTCCGCCGCCTCCTCCCAGTCGGGCTTGAACGTGGGGTCCAGGCCCTCGTGGGAGTCGGTGCCGTCGACCTCACGCAGGGCGGGCAGGTACTTGGCGAGGACGTTGTCCGGCTTGCGGTCGGTGTAGAGCTCGACCAGGTCCAGCATGTCCCCGGTGCCGGAGCAGAAGCCGATGATCCCGGCGGTGTAGCCGCGGCCGTCGCCGATGTCCTCGCAGTAGCGGTAGTAGTCCTTCCAGTTGAGGTCGGAGTTCTCCGCGCTGCACACGATCTTCATGGCGATCTCCTTCTTCGCCGGATCGTCGAGACCGCCAGCCTCGGCGGTCGGCGCGGCCCCCGCCGTCTGCGAGGCGATGACCGGCCCCGCGACGAGCGCGGCGCCCACGAAGGCGAGCAGGGTGCGGCGTGAGGTGTGTAGGCGGTGCGCGGGAGTGCTGTGGGGGGTGGGCACGGGGCCTCCAAGGTGGGGGAGGAGTGCGTCGTTCCGGCCGAGTCCGGTGACTCGATTGCACTGTTAGGAAAGTTTCCTACCAGAGATTCGGAGTGACGTATACCCGTCAATGGAGGGGGAGTTGGTGATCTTGGGGGTGAGGGGGTCGGTCGCTACTGTGACTCAGTCAGGCGTTCGCGCACCTGGACTGCGATTTTGTACGTGTCCCCGCTCGGGCGCGTCACCAGTGACCCCGGATCGCGAATCCAGCCCTCCTCCACCGCGAACCAGTCGATCGGCTTCGGCTCCCGGCCCTCCGTCAGCGCCGCCCGCAGCTCCTTGAAGTACGTCGACCAGCGCAGCCGGTAGAGGCCGCCGACGAGTCCCGCCCACTCCCTGTTGGCGTAGTCGCGCAGGCCCGCGTCCGCCCCGGACCGCGTGCCCCACACGGTGAGCAGCGACAGCTGGTCGTACGCGAGCCGGTCCTTCTCCGTGGTGTCGGCGCCCCATGAACGCGCGTCCGCCACCCAACGGCCAAGGAGATGGCGGGAGTCGGTCGCCATCAGCCTGTCGAGCAGGTCCATGAGTGCGAGCCAGTCGCGTGTCAGCTCGTCGAAGCGAGGGGTGTCCTTGGCGTCGTACGCCTGCTTGATCCGGGGGAGAAGGGTGCGGCTTCGGTTCGAGAGGGCCTGGCGCGCCACGTCCAGGACGTCCCTGCGGTATGCGGATGACCCTTGCAACTCCCGACGCACAGCGAGGAGTTTGCCCAGCGCCGGCTCGAAGTCCGCAGGTTCGTACCGCATCGCCTGCGGCGACCACGCCGCCGCCGACTTCGCCGACAGGCTCGGTCGCGCGCCGAAGAGGCCGTCCGCGCCCTCCGACCACTCGTCGGCGCGCGTCGTGCCGTACGCCGTGCGGCGCAGGATGTCCCAGGCGGCGGCCGCGTGCGGGTCCGCCGCGCCGTAGCGGGACACGGACCACTCGGCGAACCACTCGGCGAGGTCCAAGTCGTCCGTGCGCCACGCCAGTTCGGAGAACAGCTCGAACGCCGCCGGGTTGTTGTCGGCCGCCTCCGGCATCAGTGAGATGCCGGACAGCGTGCTGCCCTCCTTGGTGCGCCACTTCTCGTACAGCGCCGCCCAGTCGGGGGTGTTGGCGCCGAGCGTCGTGTGTCCGCCGAAGTTCCAGATCGAACCGAAGGTGTACGGCGTCGAATTCCAGTCGGACTCGCGGTCGGTGACGGTGGGGAAGCGGTCGGAGAGGCCGTCCACCACCAGCATGCGCGTCTTGTCGACGGCGTCCACGATGGCCTTCGGGGGGTTGCTCTGCCAGCCGAGGATCACCCAGGTCGCGCCGGGATGCGCGGCGTGGAGTGCCTTCTCGACCGCCCTGGCCGCATCGCCGACGGGGACGTCCCCCGGCTTTCCGCCCTCGTGGAGGAGATCCATCTTGTACATCGTCGACGGGCCGAACAGCTCGTCCTGGGCGCGATAGAACGCGGCGGACACGCGGGCGAAGTGCTCCGTGCGCGGGTCCAGCCAGTCCGGGCGCGTAAAGCCGACCCAGTCGCCCTGTGGCACCGTCTTCGCGCCGGGGTTCTTCGCCGTGAAGTCCGGCGGGACCGTGCCGAAGTAGCCGGGGAGCACCGGCGTCATGCCAAGATCGCGGAGCCGGTCCGTGATGCGTCTGCCCAAGGCGGCCCGGCGGTCGAGGAGTTGACGCGACACGGGGTAGGGGAACGCCGACATGTTCTGGAGCAGCCACCATGGCTGGTGCGCCGGGGCCGGGATCCACTCGCGCAACTCCTGGTCGGAGTAGCCGAACTCCTGGAACACCCGGTGGTAGAGCGCGTCCGCGCCCACGTACACGAGGACCTCGTTGTAGCCGTGCAGCGCGAGCACGTCCAGCTCGCGCTCCCAGTACGACCAGTCGTGGTACGCCCCCGTGTAGCCGTCGTTCGTGTCGTTGAGCACGAAGCGGTGCGGGGTGTTGGCGCGGCCGTTCAGCGGTCTGTCCGGGGCGGGGAGCCGGTCGGGAAGGTCCGTCTGGCTGCCCGCCCAGGTGATGTTCGTGTGGGTGGTGTGCTTCAAGTAGTGGCGCAGGCCGGTGAGTTGGACTGCCGGTGTGGGTCCGGTGATTGTGATGTTCCCGCGGCTGCCGGACACCCGGAACGTGTCGGCGGGGCCCGACGTCTCGAAGGTGAGCTGTTCCCAGTGGCGGGGGAGCAGGCGGCGGGCGGCATCGGCGGCGGGGGGCCGCCCGGCCGGTGTGGTGTCGGCGGCGGCTCCGGAACAGGCGACCGTGGCGCCGGTCGTGCCGGCGATGGCGGCCAGGAAGGTGCGGCGGGCCAGGGGCATGGTGAAGGGATACCCTCCCGGTTCGGCGGTGCTCGACGGGCGTGGACGGCGCCTCACGATGAAGGGGGCTCGCGGCGGGGTCAAGGTCCCGCGCGGGGCGCCGGCCGGGGCCGCGTGCCGCACGACGCTTCGATAGCCGAAGCGGTGGTGCTAGCGTCGGCGGATGAGCACACCGCTGCCCGGCAGGGCGACCGGCGCCTCCACCACCGGGCGCCCGCTGATGGCCGCGCTCGATCTGTTCGGGCGCCGCTGGAGCCTGCGCATCGTCTGGGAGCTGCGGGCGGACCCGCTGGGTTTTCGCGCGCTGCGGGAGCGCTGTGACGCCATGTCGTCCAGCGTGCTGCGCCAGCGCCTGACCGAGCTGCTCGAAGCGCGTCTCGTCCAGCAACTGCCGGACAGTTCCTATACGTTGACCGCGCTCGGCCGTGAGGCCCATCAGGCGCTCATGCCGCTGGACGCCTGGGCCCGGCGGTGGGCTACCGAGGTCGGCGCCGACTCGGCAGCGGATCGGCCGTGAGCGCCTCGCCCATCAGCGCGACGGCGGTCCGCAGCGTACTGAGCGGCCGGAGCAGGAGCATTGCCTCGGTCAAGTCGCCATCCGCGCCCAGCTGTTGGACGAATACTCCGTAGGCGGACTCCTCGCCGACCTTTGCGTTGAACGTCGTCACGCTGTTCCGGCCGCCGTCCTCGGTGAACTCCTGGATGGGCTCGATCACGGTCAGGCACTGGCCGATCGTGAGGAAGAGGTGTGCCACGTCGTCCCGCCCGCTGTAGTCGGCGACGGGGCTGTGGAAGACGACGTCCGGTGCGAGCGGCAGCGGGGTCTTGCCGGGGGTGCCGGGCGCGAGCAGGTCACGTACGTCGAGGGTCATCGTGTCGGATCCTCCTGAGGCCGGCTGCTGCTGATTCGATTTTAGAAGCGTACTCGCGAGCGGGAGCCTCCGGAAGTCCACGAGGTGCTCGCGGAAGTCCACGAGGTCTGCCGGGGATCTCCTGGGACTTTGTCCCGTCCCCATGGGCGATCCGCCCCCGCATGCCCGGCCTCAAGTCCCGACGTCGGCGGCGGTCCATGCCCATAGATGAGGACGCCGCGCCCGCCTTACGTTCGTTCGCGGCGCCTGTGAAAGCCCTTTGAAATCCGAAAGCGGCCGGGCGCCTCATCCCTTCACGTCATCCCTTCAGGGAAAGGCAGCACATGAAGCGCGTGCACAGGACAGCCGTCAAGGCCGAGATCGTCCGTGAACCGGGGGCGAAGGAGACCACCCACCGGAAATTGATCGACACACCGGACGGCGCCGACCGGTTCGTACTCACCGAATTCGAAGTTTCTCCCAACGGCTCCACACCGCCCCACTATCACGAGTGGGAACACGAGATCTATGTGCTCGAAGGGTCGATGGGGCTCGTCATGCCGGAACTCGGCAGGACCGAGGAGGTCGGGCCGGGCGACGCCATCTTCATCCCGCGCAACGAACCCCACGGATTCGTCACCGGACCCGGCCAGACCTGCCGGTTCCTGGTCGTCGCGCCGTGCGAGCGGCCGCCCGTGCGCAACGTCTTCCTCTCCGAGGACCCGTACGAGTACACCCAGAACCCCCAGTACGTGAGCCTTGTGGAGGGCGGCAAGTGACCGCCCCGGTCGTAGCCGCCGAGCGCCGCGCCCTCACGCCGTACGAGGACGCCCCGGACCCCGGCCCGCTGCTCGCCCTGAACTTCGGGTTCGCCCGCGCCAGGGTCCTCGGCACGGCACTGGACCTCGGCGTGTTCACCGGCCTCGCCCGAGGGCCGCGCGGCACCCGGGGTCTCGCCGCCGAGCTGGGCTGCGACACCGCCGCGCTGCGCGCACTGCTCGCCGCCCTGGAGGAGCTGGCCCTCGTCACGGGCGGCGACGACGAGAGCTGGGCGCTCACCGAGGTCTCCCGCGCCT
Proteins encoded in this region:
- a CDS encoding chitosanase → MPTPHSTPAHRLHTSRRTLLAFVGAALVAGPVIASQTAGAAPTAEAGGLDDPAKKEIAMKIVCSAENSDLNWKDYYRYCEDIGDGRGYTAGIIGFCSGTGDMLDLVELYTDRKPDNVLAKYLPALREVDGTDSHEGLDPTFKPDWEEAAEDPDFQQAQNDERDRVYFNPAVEQGKADGLGVLGQFAYYDAIVMHGDGGDSTSFGNIRKRALGEAQPPSQGGDETDYLNAFLDARVWAMKQEEAHEDTSRVDTAQRVFLQKGNLNLDPPLEWKVYGDSYRIG
- a CDS encoding alpha-N-acetylglucosaminidase → MPLARRTFLAAIAGTTGATVACSGAAADTTPAGRPPAADAARRLLPRHWEQLTFETSGPADTFRVSGSRGNITITGPTPAVQLTGLRHYLKHTTHTNITWAGSQTDLPDRLPAPDRPLNGRANTPHRFVLNDTNDGYTGAYHDWSYWERELDVLALHGYNEVLVYVGADALYHRVFQEFGYSDQELREWIPAPAHQPWWLLQNMSAFPYPVSRQLLDRRAALGRRITDRLRDLGMTPVLPGYFGTVPPDFTAKNPGAKTVPQGDWVGFTRPDWLDPRTEHFARVSAAFYRAQDELFGPSTMYKMDLLHEGGKPGDVPVGDAARAVEKALHAAHPGATWVILGWQSNPPKAIVDAVDKTRMLVVDGLSDRFPTVTDRESDWNSTPYTFGSIWNFGGHTTLGANTPDWAALYEKWRTKEGSTLSGISLMPEAADNNPAAFELFSELAWRTDDLDLAEWFAEWSVSRYGAADPHAAAAWDILRRTAYGTTRADEWSEGADGLFGARPSLSAKSAAAWSPQAMRYEPADFEPALGKLLAVRRELQGSSAYRRDVLDVARQALSNRSRTLLPRIKQAYDAKDTPRFDELTRDWLALMDLLDRLMATDSRHLLGRWVADARSWGADTTEKDRLAYDQLSLLTVWGTRSGADAGLRDYANREWAGLVGGLYRLRWSTYFKELRAALTEGREPKPIDWFAVEEGWIRDPGSLVTRPSGDTYKIAVQVRERLTESQ
- a CDS encoding helix-turn-helix domain-containing protein — translated: MSTPLPGRATGASTTGRPLMAALDLFGRRWSLRIVWELRADPLGFRALRERCDAMSSSVLRQRLTELLEARLVQQLPDSSYTLTALGREAHQALMPLDAWARRWATEVGADSAADRP
- a CDS encoding cupin domain-containing protein — its product is MKRVHRTAVKAEIVREPGAKETTHRKLIDTPDGADRFVLTEFEVSPNGSTPPHYHEWEHEIYVLEGSMGLVMPELGRTEEVGPGDAIFIPRNEPHGFVTGPGQTCRFLVVAPCERPPVRNVFLSEDPYEYTQNPQYVSLVEGGK